The proteins below come from a single Terriglobales bacterium genomic window:
- a CDS encoding cation-translocating P-type ATPase, whose amino-acid sequence MSAWHTRTSEETLRHFAVDAALGLTKSEAARRLAEHGPNELAERGAKSPWRILWDQLRATMVLVLLAAAAVSLLLRDYKDTVAILAIVILNTVLGFTQEHRAEQALAALRRLSRPSVRVRRDGRVRDVPAAHLVPGDIMLLEAGNAVAADARLIQVAGLRAQEAALTGESEPVEKQTDPLAVPELTIGDRSNMVFAGTTITYGRGEAVVVATGTHTELGRLAEMIQSIRPEPTPLQKRLDGLGKRLAVFALAVVAVIFALGLLRGEPVQQMLLTAVSLAVAAVPEGLPAVVTVTLALGAQRMLRRKALIRRLPAVETLGSVTVICTDKTGTLTESRITVTVLETSAGRLDLTPHLLRADDRTALEVLRERPAVTLLLAGGALCSDAHLERAPDEPREYTALGDPTEAALVVAAARLHLLKPQLEQALPRVAELPFDSDRKRMMTVHHVAAKHGSASVTPALHSLEHALAGAPLVAFAKGAVDSLLGVSTQAWNEGRMEPLDDDERARILAAAERLAAQGMRVLGVAFRPLPEVPSELERAEAQFVFLGIVGMMDPPRPEVKEAVATCRRAGIRPVMITGDHPLTALHIAHEINLIDRGRAVTGLELTRMSEAELAQAVEEVSVYARVSPAHKLEIVRALQSRGEVVAMTGDGVNDAPALKRADIGVAMGITGTDVAREAADMVLLDDNFATIVAAVREGRVIYDNIRKFIQYLMATNSSEIWVMFLAPLLDMPLPLLPLQILWVNLVTDGLPALALAVEPAERDVMRRPPVPPGQSLFAGGMGWHVLWVGLLIGALCLSAGYWRWSLNDPAWQTLVFTTLTFTQMANCLAIRSGRHSLFTVGVFSNPALLGAVALTLVLQLVVVYTPFLQPFFGTVDLPGRWLAFSVALSVVVFFALETAKRVARNRRATT is encoded by the coding sequence ATGAGCGCCTGGCACACGCGGACGAGCGAGGAAACGCTGCGGCACTTTGCCGTGGATGCCGCCCTCGGACTGACCAAGTCCGAAGCTGCGCGTCGCCTGGCCGAGCATGGCCCCAATGAACTCGCCGAGCGCGGCGCCAAGAGTCCGTGGCGCATCCTCTGGGATCAGCTCAGGGCCACGATGGTGCTGGTCTTGCTGGCCGCGGCTGCGGTGTCTTTGCTCCTGCGCGATTACAAGGACACAGTCGCCATCCTGGCGATTGTCATCCTCAACACCGTGCTGGGCTTCACCCAGGAGCATCGGGCAGAGCAGGCTCTCGCCGCGCTGCGGCGCTTGTCGCGGCCTTCGGTGCGTGTGCGTCGCGATGGCCGTGTGCGCGATGTTCCTGCTGCCCACCTCGTCCCCGGCGACATCATGCTGCTGGAAGCCGGAAACGCCGTCGCTGCCGACGCCCGCCTGATTCAAGTCGCCGGCTTGCGAGCCCAGGAAGCCGCCCTTACCGGCGAATCCGAGCCGGTCGAAAAGCAAACCGACCCGCTGGCCGTTCCGGAGCTGACCATCGGCGACCGCAGCAACATGGTGTTCGCCGGGACCACGATCACCTACGGGCGCGGCGAGGCCGTCGTCGTGGCCACGGGGACGCACACCGAACTGGGCCGCCTCGCGGAGATGATCCAGAGCATACGGCCGGAGCCGACGCCGCTGCAGAAGCGACTGGACGGGTTAGGCAAGCGCCTGGCCGTGTTCGCGTTGGCTGTGGTCGCCGTGATTTTTGCCCTCGGCCTGCTCCGCGGCGAGCCGGTTCAGCAGATGCTGCTCACTGCGGTGAGCCTGGCGGTTGCGGCTGTACCCGAGGGACTTCCCGCCGTGGTTACCGTAACCCTGGCGCTGGGCGCGCAGCGCATGCTGCGCCGCAAGGCGCTCATCCGCAGGCTGCCGGCGGTGGAGACGCTGGGCTCGGTCACCGTCATATGCACGGACAAGACCGGCACCCTCACCGAAAGCCGCATCACCGTCACCGTGCTGGAGACCAGCGCCGGGCGGCTCGACCTGACTCCCCACCTTCTCCGCGCCGACGACCGCACCGCTCTCGAGGTCCTTCGCGAACGGCCGGCGGTCACCCTGCTGCTGGCCGGCGGCGCCCTCTGCAGCGACGCTCACCTGGAGAGGGCGCCCGATGAGCCGCGTGAGTACACCGCGCTCGGCGACCCTACGGAGGCTGCCCTGGTCGTGGCGGCAGCCCGGCTGCATCTTCTTAAGCCCCAGCTCGAGCAAGCCCTCCCACGCGTAGCCGAACTGCCCTTCGATTCCGACCGCAAGCGCATGATGACCGTCCACCATGTCGCCGCCAAGCACGGTTCCGCATCCGTAACCCCGGCCCTGCATTCCCTGGAGCATGCCCTGGCCGGAGCCCCGCTGGTGGCGTTTGCTAAAGGAGCCGTCGACAGCCTGCTGGGCGTTTCCACTCAGGCGTGGAACGAGGGACGCATGGAGCCACTCGACGACGACGAGCGCGCCCGGATTCTGGCGGCCGCCGAACGCCTGGCAGCCCAGGGCATGCGCGTCCTGGGAGTGGCATTCCGCCCGCTGCCCGAAGTGCCCTCCGAACTCGAACGCGCAGAGGCGCAGTTCGTTTTCCTCGGCATTGTCGGCATGATGGACCCGCCTCGCCCGGAAGTGAAAGAGGCCGTGGCCACCTGTCGCCGGGCGGGCATTCGCCCGGTGATGATCACCGGCGATCACCCCCTCACGGCGCTGCACATTGCCCATGAAATCAACCTCATCGATCGTGGGCGCGCCGTCACCGGGCTGGAGCTGACGCGCATGTCGGAAGCCGAGCTGGCCCAGGCCGTCGAGGAAGTCTCGGTCTACGCGCGCGTTTCCCCGGCGCACAAGCTGGAGATCGTGCGTGCCCTCCAGTCGCGCGGCGAGGTGGTGGCCATGACCGGCGATGGAGTCAACGATGCTCCCGCCCTCAAGCGCGCCGACATCGGCGTCGCTATGGGGATTACCGGCACCGACGTGGCGCGAGAGGCCGCCGACATGGTGCTGCTGGATGACAATTTCGCCACCATCGTGGCCGCGGTGCGCGAAGGTCGCGTCATTTACGACAACATCCGCAAGTTCATCCAGTACCTGATGGCCACCAATTCCAGCGAGATCTGGGTCATGTTCCTGGCGCCCCTTCTGGACATGCCTCTGCCGCTGCTGCCGCTGCAGATCCTATGGGTCAACCTGGTCACCGATGGTCTGCCGGCGCTGGCTCTGGCCGTCGAGCCTGCGGAACGCGACGTCATGCGCCGGCCTCCCGTGCCGCCCGGCCAGAGCCTCTTCGCCGGCGGGATGGGATGGCACGTTCTCTGGGTCGGTCTGCTGATCGGCGCCCTTTGCCTGTCAGCAGGGTACTGGCGCTGGTCGCTCAACGACCCCGCGTGGCAGACCCTGGTCTTCACCACGCTGACCTTTACGCAAATGGCCAACTGCCTGGCCATCCGCTCCGGCCGCCACTCGCTGTTCACGGTGGGCGTGTTCTCCAATCCCGCGCTTCTCGGCGCCGTGGCGCTCACCCTCGTTCTGCAACTCGTGGTCGTCTACACTCCGTTCCTGCAGCCGTTCTTCGGAACCGTGGATCTGCCGGGCCGCTGGCTGGCGTTCTCTGTCGCGTTGAGCGTCGTTGTCTTCTTCGCGCTGGAGACGGCAAAACGGGTGGCGCGAAACCGTAGGGCAACCACGTGA
- a CDS encoding undecaprenyl-diphosphate phosphatase, translating into MSASPAAALVNDYLLSFLLGVIEGLTEFLPVSSTAHLRIAEALFGVNLADGYWKMYSIVIQLGAILSLPFYFRQRIAGFVADFPRGARGDRNWLTHPLGLTLIAFACTAVPSLLSTRLIGKHLESLRLMAWALIVGGIVMWAVDAWAARRAARTERMDDMGPGQAVWIGLCQVMAAVFPGVSRSMATIAAGQTAGMTRIAALEFSFFLSIPTMAAATGYDFVKSLRAGSGAGEAHLGSFAMDAHGWMVLGIGFVVSFLVALGSVAWFMRWVRTRGFVPFAVYRIASGILVLAWVWRSGS; encoded by the coding sequence ATGAGCGCGAGCCCCGCCGCAGCCCTGGTGAACGACTACCTGCTTTCTTTCCTGCTGGGTGTCATCGAGGGGCTGACGGAATTCCTGCCGGTCAGCTCGACCGCGCACCTGCGCATCGCCGAAGCCCTGTTCGGCGTAAACCTGGCCGACGGCTACTGGAAGATGTACTCCATCGTCATCCAGTTGGGCGCCATTCTTTCCCTGCCTTTCTACTTCCGGCAACGGATCGCCGGTTTCGTGGCCGACTTCCCGCGTGGCGCGCGCGGTGACCGGAATTGGCTGACGCATCCGCTCGGGCTCACGCTCATCGCGTTCGCCTGCACGGCGGTGCCTTCCCTGCTCTCGACCCGGCTCATAGGCAAGCATCTGGAAAGCCTGCGGTTGATGGCGTGGGCGCTCATCGTGGGCGGAATCGTGATGTGGGCGGTGGATGCCTGGGCGGCGCGCCGCGCCGCCCGCACGGAGCGAATGGACGACATGGGCCCGGGTCAGGCGGTTTGGATTGGGCTTTGCCAGGTCATGGCCGCCGTGTTTCCCGGGGTCTCGCGCTCCATGGCGACCATCGCCGCAGGCCAGACGGCCGGCATGACGCGAATCGCAGCGCTGGAGTTCTCTTTCTTTCTGTCCATCCCGACCATGGCGGCTGCCACCGGATACGACTTCGTCAAATCGCTGCGCGCCGGCAGCGGCGCCGGCGAAGCCCACCTGGGTTCGTTCGCCATGGACGCCCACGGCTGGATGGTGCTGGGGATCGGCTTCGTGGTGTCGTTTCTGGTCGCGCTGGGCTCAGTAGCCTGGTTCATGCGCTGGGTACGCACACGCGGATTTGTACCGTTCGCGGTGTACCGCATCGCGAGCGGGATTCTGGTGCTGGCCTGGGTGTGGCGCAGCGGATCCTGA
- the rodA gene encoding rod shape-determining protein RodA, which translates to MIRFVSFRDFDWPLLGLVLLICSLGVAEIYSATYNTRLAGAHVKQIYWILFGVLLLFAMSLLNYQTLLERVHWFYIASIVSLIAVLLFGQKYLGARRWIRIYGSTHFQPSEWIKLVVILAVAKYFADMRQREPAVSDIVKAGLLAGVPMLLILAQPDLGTALTYAPIAVMGLFLAGMRWKHAAVILLCSGLMMPVVWKFGLKDYQRARLTSFLDPAADPQGSGYQVQQSLIAVGSGGIWGKGFLQGSQTQGLFLPVTHTDFAFASFAEEQGLLGAMGLLLLYFMVLMRLVQNAQVARDRAGSFIIMGVVAVLAFHVLVNVGMVVGFMPVTGIPLPLMSYGGSSALFTFLALGLVMNIRMRRFVN; encoded by the coding sequence ATGATTCGCTTTGTCTCATTCCGTGATTTCGACTGGCCCCTGTTGGGGCTGGTGCTGCTGATCTGCTCGCTGGGCGTGGCCGAAATTTACAGCGCGACGTACAACACCAGGCTCGCGGGCGCGCACGTCAAGCAGATCTATTGGATCCTGTTCGGGGTGCTGTTGCTGTTCGCGATGAGCCTGCTGAACTATCAGACGCTGCTGGAGCGAGTCCACTGGTTTTACATCGCCTCGATCGTCTCGCTGATTGCGGTCCTCCTGTTCGGACAAAAGTACCTGGGTGCGCGGCGCTGGATCCGCATCTACGGCAGCACCCACTTTCAGCCTTCGGAGTGGATCAAGCTGGTCGTCATTCTGGCTGTGGCTAAGTATTTTGCCGACATGCGACAACGCGAGCCTGCCGTCTCGGACATCGTCAAGGCCGGGCTGCTTGCCGGCGTGCCCATGCTGCTCATCCTGGCGCAGCCGGATCTGGGCACCGCGCTCACCTATGCGCCCATTGCGGTGATGGGTCTTTTCCTGGCCGGCATGCGCTGGAAGCATGCCGCCGTCATCCTGCTCTGCTCCGGACTGATGATGCCCGTGGTCTGGAAATTCGGACTGAAGGACTACCAGCGGGCGCGGCTCACCAGCTTCCTGGATCCCGCCGCCGATCCCCAGGGCTCCGGCTACCAGGTGCAGCAATCGTTGATCGCTGTCGGCTCCGGGGGCATTTGGGGTAAGGGTTTCTTGCAGGGCTCGCAGACCCAGGGCTTGTTCCTGCCCGTTACCCACACCGACTTCGCCTTTGCCAGCTTCGCGGAAGAGCAGGGACTGTTGGGCGCCATGGGCTTGTTATTGCTTTACTTCATGGTCCTGATGCGCCTGGTGCAGAACGCCCAGGTGGCCCGCGACCGCGCCGGTTCCTTCATCATCATGGGTGTGGTTGCAGTGTTGGCCTTCCACGTCCTGGTCAATGTCGGGATGGTGGTGGGCTTCATGCCGGTCACGGGCATCCCGCTCCCGCTGATGAGCTACGGAGGCTCCTCGGCCCTGTTCACGTTCCTCGCCCTCGGCCTGGTGATGAACATCCGCATGCGGCGCTTCGTAAACTAG
- the mrdA gene encoding penicillin-binding protein 2, whose amino-acid sequence MLDRAEKIPPYRFTAVQYALLAMFLLLAYGLWRLQVSGGERYEQLAQRNRIRGIPVMAPRGKILDREGRILVDNYPSFTVLYQREQGAPSEDDLARMAAGLHMSVEEIQGRLRRRAGEPSFRPAVIKEDITPDELAFVEAHRAELPQLDVIMVHRRLYPRNGFAAHLIGYVGEVSERMLDQPGFELYQAGDIVGQYGVEQTYNHLLMGKDGYRRVVVDSRGREVGQLEEAAATPGRQLRLTIDLDLQIAAEETLEGNEGAIVALDPRNGEVLALASRPTFDPNAFTVGISRQEWSRLVNDPDTPLLNRATQAQLAPGSVFKILMAVAGLEEGIAQKMSVTCPGGKNFYGRFFKCHRVHGGGVDIQRAITESCDTYFYTLAERLGIERIAQYATRYGLGQKTNIDLPQEVAGVMPSEQWKIRTFRQKWYAGETISVGIGQGAVATTPIQLARAIGGIAMDGVLFRPHVAFPDEMQGLAQAAAAREVPDRVVVPIGARNWEIITDAMAGVVNPGGTAASAHLEGIDFAGKTGSSQVVSNEARRKLTGERYRDNGWFVGLAPRRNPEIVVAVLVEGGEHGYVAARLAAQVIKAHFDKKQRNGVKVAEGRSPAQPPGVEVAAVWGEAGPPTGTGRIRTGRFDMSLSYQSPPRPGKKQVPSTESSSRQFDASSIPQSP is encoded by the coding sequence ATGCTGGATCGCGCCGAAAAGATACCGCCGTATCGCTTCACGGCTGTGCAGTATGCGCTGCTGGCCATGTTCCTGCTGCTGGCGTACGGATTGTGGCGTCTGCAGGTCTCCGGCGGTGAGCGCTACGAGCAGCTGGCCCAGCGCAACCGCATCCGCGGCATTCCGGTGATGGCCCCACGCGGCAAGATCCTGGACCGCGAAGGCCGCATCCTCGTCGACAATTACCCTTCGTTCACCGTGCTCTACCAGCGCGAGCAGGGTGCGCCCTCCGAGGACGACCTGGCCCGCATGGCCGCCGGCCTGCATATGTCAGTGGAGGAGATTCAGGGACGCCTCCGGCGCCGGGCCGGAGAGCCCTCCTTCCGCCCGGCCGTGATCAAAGAGGACATCACGCCGGACGAGCTGGCGTTCGTCGAGGCGCACCGCGCCGAACTGCCCCAACTCGACGTCATCATGGTGCACCGGCGACTGTATCCGCGGAACGGCTTTGCGGCCCACCTGATCGGCTACGTGGGCGAGGTCAGCGAGCGCATGCTGGATCAGCCCGGCTTCGAGCTCTACCAAGCCGGTGACATCGTCGGGCAGTACGGCGTGGAGCAAACCTACAACCACCTTCTGATGGGCAAGGATGGCTACCGCCGCGTGGTGGTGGACAGCCGCGGGCGTGAGGTCGGACAACTGGAGGAGGCCGCGGCCACACCGGGCAGGCAGTTGCGCCTCACCATCGACCTGGACCTGCAGATCGCCGCGGAGGAAACTCTCGAAGGCAATGAAGGCGCCATCGTGGCGCTCGATCCGCGCAACGGCGAAGTGCTCGCTCTGGCCAGCCGCCCGACGTTCGATCCCAATGCTTTCACCGTAGGCATCTCGCGTCAGGAGTGGAGCCGGCTGGTCAATGATCCTGACACGCCGTTGCTCAACCGGGCCACCCAGGCGCAGCTGGCTCCCGGCTCGGTGTTCAAGATCCTGATGGCGGTGGCCGGACTGGAAGAGGGAATCGCCCAGAAGATGAGCGTCACTTGCCCCGGCGGCAAGAATTTTTACGGGCGCTTCTTCAAGTGTCATCGAGTTCACGGTGGTGGCGTGGACATCCAGCGCGCCATCACCGAATCCTGCGACACCTACTTCTACACGCTGGCGGAACGCCTGGGCATCGAGCGCATCGCGCAGTACGCCACGCGCTATGGCCTGGGGCAGAAGACCAACATCGACCTGCCGCAGGAAGTGGCCGGCGTCATGCCCTCGGAACAGTGGAAGATCCGCACCTTCCGCCAGAAGTGGTATGCGGGCGAAACCATCTCGGTGGGCATCGGTCAGGGAGCCGTGGCGACTACGCCCATCCAATTGGCCCGCGCCATCGGCGGCATCGCCATGGATGGCGTCCTGTTCCGGCCCCACGTCGCTTTCCCCGACGAAATGCAGGGCCTGGCCCAGGCTGCGGCGGCACGCGAGGTGCCGGATCGTGTGGTCGTGCCGATTGGTGCTCGCAACTGGGAGATCATCACAGACGCCATGGCGGGCGTAGTGAATCCCGGCGGCACGGCCGCCAGCGCCCATCTCGAAGGCATCGACTTCGCCGGCAAGACCGGCAGTTCGCAGGTGGTCAGCAACGAGGCCCGGCGCAAGCTGACCGGAGAGCGCTATCGGGACAACGGTTGGTTCGTCGGCCTGGCTCCGCGCCGCAATCCGGAAATCGTGGTCGCGGTCCTGGTCGAAGGCGGAGAGCACGGCTATGTGGCCGCGCGCCTTGCCGCCCAGGTGATCAAGGCCCACTTCGACAAGAAGCAGCGCAACGGCGTGAAGGTGGCGGAAGGCCGGAGCCCCGCCCAACCTCCCGGCGTGGAGGTTGCCGCGGTCTGGGGTGAAGCTGGCCCGCCAACAGGGACTGGTCGCATTCGTACCGGGCGATTTGACATGTCTCTGTCCTACCAGTCCCCGCCCCGCCCCGGAAAGAAGCAAGTACCCAGCACGGAGTCGTCAAGCCGTCAATTCGACGCTTCGTCCATCCCCCAATCCCCATGA
- the mreD gene encoding rod shape-determining protein MreD, with amino-acid sequence MPITYSSRAEIEVHRFTLSASIGIPLAALFLQAFVPVYVRRFDILDLPLLVTIFLAVARRSPVTGLLTGSVIGLLQDGLTHHPLGVYGIAKTVVGFAASSLGVRVDVESLLTRFLTTFGFYLLHTGVYFVIGRYLVRQSLEWEWGYLLVASVLNALVALPLFAFLDRFKHKT; translated from the coding sequence GTGCCCATCACCTACAGCTCGCGGGCCGAGATCGAGGTCCATCGCTTCACGCTCTCGGCCAGCATCGGCATTCCCCTGGCGGCGCTGTTCCTGCAGGCGTTTGTGCCTGTGTACGTGCGCCGCTTCGACATTCTGGACCTGCCCCTGCTGGTCACCATTTTTCTGGCGGTGGCCCGCCGCAGCCCGGTGACCGGTCTGCTCACCGGCAGCGTGATCGGCCTGCTCCAGGATGGGCTCACGCACCACCCGCTGGGCGTGTACGGAATAGCCAAGACCGTCGTCGGCTTTGCGGCGTCTTCTCTCGGAGTGCGCGTGGATGTAGAGAGCTTGCTGACCCGATTCCTGACGACCTTCGGCTTTTACTTGCTCCACACCGGCGTGTACTTCGTGATCGGGCGCTACCTGGTGCGGCAGTCGCTGGAGTGGGAATGGGGATACCTGTTGGTGGCGTCGGTATTGAATGCCCTGGTGGCGCTGCCCCTGTTTGCTTTCTTGGACCGCTTCAAGCACAAAACCTAG
- the mreC gene encoding rod shape-determining protein MreC, protein MENFIGRYRNLTILTAVLFAQVLALGVQVRRPTDSGSESLIRIWTVAAISPIEKAVVAANRAVRDLWLSYVDLRGVRAENHALRQQLDRLRLEQARLEQDAAQGRRLGALLAFKQQFIGETVAARLIGSSGSRHSRVFYIDKGSEQGIRPDMAVISPQGIVGKITAVLPTSAQVLEIRDPESGVGVILEESRLRAVLKGTTDGRMMLRYVMNDEKVEVGERLVTTGGDRVFPRGLPAGTVSSVAPGRDAFLSIVVEPAADLDRLEEVLVVTRMEEVPADATAAEEPRRAAEILAQRLPGITPKPAPGSSAPKPAVSPAGSATTSPPGEPAVSTQNEAPPPSVPPGGVSR, encoded by the coding sequence ATGGAGAACTTCATCGGCCGGTATCGCAACCTCACCATCCTGACCGCGGTGCTGTTCGCGCAGGTGCTGGCATTGGGCGTGCAGGTCCGGCGCCCCACCGATTCCGGTTCCGAATCCCTTATCCGCATCTGGACAGTGGCCGCGATCTCCCCGATCGAGAAAGCCGTGGTCGCCGCCAACCGCGCGGTACGCGACCTATGGCTGAGTTACGTGGACTTGCGCGGCGTGCGTGCCGAGAATCATGCCCTGCGCCAGCAACTGGATCGCCTGCGCCTGGAGCAGGCCCGGCTGGAGCAGGATGCCGCCCAGGGCCGCCGCCTGGGAGCTCTGCTCGCGTTCAAGCAGCAGTTCATTGGAGAGACCGTCGCCGCACGCCTGATCGGTTCCAGCGGCAGCCGGCACTCGCGCGTCTTCTATATCGACAAGGGGTCCGAGCAGGGTATCCGTCCCGACATGGCCGTGATCAGCCCGCAGGGCATCGTGGGGAAGATCACCGCCGTGTTGCCGACCTCGGCCCAGGTGCTGGAGATTCGTGATCCGGAGAGCGGCGTAGGCGTCATCCTCGAGGAATCCCGACTCCGTGCCGTGCTCAAGGGCACGACTGATGGCCGAATGATGCTGCGTTACGTCATGAACGACGAAAAGGTCGAAGTCGGCGAGCGCCTGGTCACTACGGGCGGCGACCGCGTCTTTCCCCGCGGATTGCCGGCGGGCACCGTGAGCAGCGTCGCGCCCGGCAGGGATGCTTTCCTGTCCATCGTCGTCGAACCCGCAGCCGATCTTGATCGCCTGGAAGAGGTCCTGGTGGTTACTCGCATGGAGGAGGTTCCCGCGGACGCGACGGCCGCCGAGGAGCCGCGGCGCGCGGCGGAGATCCTGGCCCAGCGCCTCCCCGGCATCACACCCAAACCCGCGCCCGGGAGCAGCGCGCCGAAACCTGCGGTCTCGCCCGCGGGTTCGGCCACGACCTCGCCACCCGGGGAGCCCGCCGTCTCCACCCAGAATGAAGCTCCGCCTCCCAGCGTGCCTCCCGGAGGAGTATCGCGTTAG
- a CDS encoding rod shape-determining protein → MSSNGLHSESSVLQGLRSLFSVFSSDLAIDLGTANTLVYAKGKGIVVNEPSIVAINKVTGEVEAVGKEAKEMLGRTPGNIVAIKPMKDGVIADFKVTEKMLNYFIQKAHNRKMLVHPRIVIGVPSEITQVEKRAVMDSAYRAKASEVHLVEQAMVAAIGAGLPITDPCGNMVVDIGGGTCDIAVISLSGIVYSRSVRMAGNQMDEAIMNYLKRKYNLLIGERTAEQIKMEIGSAYPLDKPLTMEIKGRNLIEGIPRTITIDDSEIREALSECVATIMNAIRVALERTPPELSADISDRGIVLTGGGALLKNLDKRIREETGLPVSIADDPLASVVLGTGKMLSDFKLLRKISIE, encoded by the coding sequence ATGTCATCTAACGGTCTTCATTCCGAGTCGTCCGTCCTGCAGGGGCTGCGCTCCCTGTTCAGCGTTTTCTCATCCGACCTGGCCATCGACCTGGGCACCGCCAACACGCTGGTCTACGCCAAAGGCAAGGGCATCGTGGTGAACGAGCCCTCCATCGTCGCCATCAACAAGGTCACCGGCGAAGTCGAGGCGGTGGGCAAAGAGGCCAAGGAGATGCTGGGCCGTACCCCCGGCAACATCGTGGCCATCAAGCCGATGAAGGACGGCGTGATCGCCGACTTCAAGGTCACCGAGAAGATGCTCAACTACTTCATTCAGAAGGCGCACAATCGCAAGATGCTGGTGCATCCGCGCATCGTGATCGGCGTGCCTTCGGAGATCACCCAGGTGGAAAAGCGCGCGGTCATGGACTCCGCGTACCGGGCCAAGGCTAGCGAGGTGCACCTGGTCGAGCAGGCCATGGTGGCCGCCATCGGCGCCGGCCTGCCCATCACCGATCCCTGCGGCAACATGGTGGTCGATATCGGCGGCGGCACCTGCGACATCGCCGTGATCTCGCTCAGCGGCATCGTGTACTCGCGTTCCGTGCGCATGGCCGGCAACCAGATGGACGAGGCCATCATGAATTACCTCAAGCGCAAGTACAACCTGCTCATCGGCGAGCGCACCGCAGAACAGATCAAGATGGAGATCGGCTCCGCCTATCCGCTGGATAAGCCGCTCACCATGGAGATCAAGGGCCGCAACCTGATCGAGGGGATCCCTCGTACCATCACCATCGACGACAGTGAGATCCGGGAAGCGTTGAGCGAGTGCGTCGCCACCATCATGAATGCGATTCGCGTGGCGCTGGAACGCACCCCGCCGGAACTCTCGGCGGATATCAGCGATCGCGGCATCGTGCTGACCGGCGGCGGCGCCCTGCTGAAGAACCTGGACAAGCGCATCCGCGAGGAAACCGGTCTTCCCGTTTCGATCGCCGACGACCCGCTGGCCAGCGTGGTGCTGGGCACCGGCAAGATGCTCAGCGACTTCAAGCTGCTACGCAAGATTTCCATCGAGTAA